The following proteins come from a genomic window of Rhodospirillales bacterium:
- a CDS encoding cyclohexa-1,5-dienecarbonyl-CoA hydratase: MSEVTGEAITHGVHEAEPVAGPLEVWTERDGKLLRLRLNRPRANLIDAEMLAALQAALAEHETNANLCAVLLDAEGTDFSFGASVEEHLPGQCGSMLRSLHGLVKAMLAFPAPILVAVNGQCLGGGLEVALAADLMFVAPGAKLGQPEMKLGVFAPAASCLLPERVGRARATDLLLSGRSIDGATAGAMGLAVEVGDDPEEAALHYVDQHLAGKSASSLRFAVEAARSGFKERVASGLDAVERLYLDGLMSTRDAVEGLNAFLEKRPAVWEHH; encoded by the coding sequence ATGAGCGAAGTGACGGGTGAAGCCATCACGCATGGGGTGCATGAGGCCGAACCGGTGGCCGGTCCGCTGGAGGTGTGGACCGAGCGGGACGGGAAGCTCTTGCGCCTACGGCTCAACCGGCCGCGCGCCAACCTCATCGACGCGGAGATGCTGGCGGCGCTGCAGGCGGCGCTTGCTGAGCATGAAACGAACGCCAACCTCTGCGCGGTGTTGCTGGACGCCGAGGGGACCGACTTCAGCTTCGGCGCGAGCGTCGAGGAGCATCTGCCGGGGCAGTGCGGGAGCATGCTCCGCAGCCTGCATGGCCTCGTCAAGGCTATGCTGGCGTTCCCGGCGCCGATCCTCGTCGCCGTCAACGGCCAGTGTCTCGGCGGCGGACTGGAAGTCGCCTTGGCCGCCGACCTGATGTTCGTCGCTCCCGGCGCCAAGCTGGGCCAGCCGGAGATGAAGCTCGGCGTGTTCGCGCCGGCGGCGTCGTGCCTGCTGCCTGAGCGCGTCGGCCGGGCCCGCGCCACCGACCTGCTGCTCTCCGGACGCAGCATCGACGGCGCCACTGCCGGCGCCATGGGCTTGGCGGTCGAGGTCGGCGACGACCCGGAAGAGGCGGCGCTGCACTACGTCGACCAGCATCTCGCAGGCAAGAGCGCCAGCTCGTTGCGCTTCGCGGTCGAGGCGGCGCGGAGCGGGTTCAAGGAGCGAGTAGCATCCGGGCTGGACGCGGTCGAGCGGCTCTACCTTGATGGGTTGATGTCCACCCGCGACGCGGTGGAGGGGCTGAATGCCTTCCTCGAGAAGCGTCCGGCCGTTTGGGAGCACCACTGA